A stretch of the Rosa rugosa chromosome 5, drRosRugo1.1, whole genome shotgun sequence genome encodes the following:
- the LOC133711357 gene encoding putative disease resistance protein RGA4, with protein MFVLSLLESAAGEVVSKVTSLATDQLRLDIVWGFREEINKLKESSTLIGNIIHDAAHEPEDRKLRARADWMKRLISVAYNADDILDEIEYEVQRIVIKETSLDKKILGFFCNNPVVFRLKMARKINNINTSLDDLYKQAASVGLGMTRRSNGGAAASKDKRETTSFVEKNEFTLKDATIVGRDQVVSDIIATLTNSNNQENILSVMAIVGLGGLGKTTLARSVTKQLKEGEMKRYFDATLWVYVSNTFDVNSILHRMLESYDDVTGANLSSLEALIGNLQQKLKERRYFLVLDDVWNEDANNWDDLKRCLLQLNSAKGSSVIVTTRSAKVASIMETLPRCDLETLSDDECWSIIKDRAFADPNAPIPSDLEGIGRDIAKKCAGLPLAAKVLGSLMRSKNGSNEWKSIKESKVWQVSSDKEDSRIMSVLRLSFDNWESPLKQCFAYCAMLERGSSIERDNLIQLWMAQGFLHPSHGHQTEQEIEMEDIGNKYFETLLENSLFQDATEDEDDYGVIITRCKMHDLVRDLANEVSKCESWTSDFNHEMEDHEIRHVARVPTAILAKMPKSSISRLRSFFSNIGEVSNTIFPKFRALRVLSFCETENQELPYSLSKLKHLRYLDLSDAKIKALPESIGKLYNLQTLRLPWNLKKCPKVIQNLINLRHFYFGEEMKFEAGILGRLTNLRRLPFFNVGEERGPAIKELGGLNQLRGHLIIIGLEHVRDGEEAKNARLVQKNHLRELTFAWTDNEVPNENQTEVLDGLEPHGNLQSLNIHHFMGARFPSWISAEGGEVVKVFPCLEQLMIDGCPSLESIRITQGIASLRQLNIWACRGLSSLEDGLDYCTSLLEELNISCCPNLVSIPTAQGMPSLRKLNLFKCNGLSSLGSGLSYCTSLQELEIKNCDNLTSIPITQGMPSLRKLTIEWCGEISSLGSGLNYCTSLQELEIRDCNNLTSIPITQGIPSLHQLNIWACRGLSSLGGGLNYCTSLQELEIKDCYKLRSIPITQGMPSLRKLKISHCKRLSSLGGGLNYCTSLQELEIRDCDELTSIPITQGITSLRELKIDSCWSLLSLPSGLQFCTSLEDLVITDCSHLVSLSVSYVKCDHSEEISQGVDAYLSVPEEDCRTVESILARLLELKYVPTVGFHHLTRLKTLRIGAFWEELDAFPDFHLPPNSQLVELWLFGWPTLESLPQQIQHLTCLKQLWISDFKGLEALPEWLGNLTSLESLRICFCENLKYLPTQNAMKSLTKLKKLRSDGCPLLKERCTKETGPEWPKISHIPHLQCNFFTTFSLFPFFYKSLSHFSSFLTQLAIGDSQCLPY; from the exons ATGTTTGTACTCTCTCTCCTTGAATCTGCTGCCGGCGAAGTAGTGAGTAAGGTGACTTCACTCGCTACTGATCAATTGAGACTCGATATCGTCTGGGGGTTCCGCGAAGAGATAAATAAGCTCAAAGAATCCTCAACTCTGATTGGAAATATAATCCATGATGCTGCTCATGAACCTGAAGATCGGAAACTGCGGGCAAGGGCCGATTGGATGAAGAGGCTTATAAGCGTAGCTTATAATGCAGACGATATTCTGGATGAAATAGAATATGAAGTTCAGCGTATCGTTATAAAGGAGACCAGCCTGGATAAGAAGATACTCGGCTTCTTCTGCAACAATCCTGTTGTATTTCGTCTCAAGATGGCACGCAAGATTAACAACATCAACACATCCTTGGATGATCTCTACAAGCAAGCAGCCAGTGTGGGACTCGGCATGACAAGGAGATCAAATGGAGGTGCAGCAGCAAGTAAAGATAAGCGGGAAACAACCTCATTCGTTGAGAAAAATGAATTCACCTTGAAAGATGCAACCATTGTTGGAAGGGATCAGGTTGTGTCAGATATAATTGCAACCTTGACCAACTCCAACAATCAAGAAAATATTCTTTCAGTGATGGCCATTGTGGGATTGGGAGGCCTAGGTAAAACTACTTTGGCTCGCTCAGTTACCAAGCAACTGAAAGAAGGTGAAATGAAAAGGTACTTTGATGCAACATTATGGGTGTATGTATCTAATACTTTTGATGTCAATTCAATTTTACATCGAATGCTGGAATCATATGACGACGTGACTGGAGCAAATCTTTCAAGTCTGGAAGCATTGATTGGAAACCTCCAGCAAAAGTTGAAAGAGAGAAGGTATTTTCTTGTACTTGATGACGTTTGGAATGAGGATGCTAATAATTGGGATGATTTGAAGCGTTGTCTATTGCAACTAAATTCTGCTAAAGGAAGCTCTGTGATTGTCACCACCCGTAGTGCCAAGGTTGCATCAATCATGGAAACACTTCCTAGATGCGATCTAGAGACTCTATCGGATGATGAATGTTGGTCCATAATAAAGGATAGAGCATTTGCAGATCCTAATGCTCCGATTCCTTCAGATCTAGAGGGAATCGGAAGGGACATTGCCAAAAAGTGTGCTGGTCTTCCATTGGCGGCAAAG GTTTTGGGAAGTTTGATGCGTTCTAAGAATGGTAGCAATGAATGGAAGTCAATTAAGGAAAGTAAAGTGTGGCAGGTATCATCAGACAAAGAGGATAGCAGGATCATGTCGGTTCTGAGGTTGAGTTTTGACAATTGGGAATCACCATTGAAACAATGTTTTGCATATTGCGCCATGCTCGAGAGAGGTTCCTCAATTGAAAGAGATAACTTGATCCAGCTATGGATGGCTCAAGGTTTTCTCCATCCTTCTCATGGTCACCAAACTGAGCAAGAGATTGAAATGGAGGATATAGGCAATAAGTATTTTGAGACTCTACTAGAGAACTCCTTGTTTCAAGATGCTACAGAGGATGAGGATGACTATGGTGTTATCATCACCCGATGCAAGATGCATGATCTTGTGCGTGATCTTGCAAACGAAGTATCCAAGTGTGAAAGCTGGACATCAGACTTCAATCATGAGATGGAAGATCATGAGATTCGACATGTTGCACGGGTTCCTACTGCAATACTAGCAAAGATGCCAAAATCAAGTATATCAAGACTGCGCTCATTCTTTTCAAATATCGGGGAGGTCTCTAATACCATTTTTCCAAAATTTAGAGCTTTACGTGTCTTAAGTTTTTGTGAGACTGAGAATCAGGAGTTGCCATATTCACTTAGCAAGCTGAAGCACTTGAGATATCTAGATCTTTCTGATGCAAAAATCAAAGCACTCCCAGAGTCTATTGGCAAGCTCTATAACCTCCAAACATTGAGATTACCTTGGAATCTTAAAAAGTGTCCGAAGGTGATTCAAAATTTGATCAACTTGAGGCATTTTTACTTTGGTGAGGAAATGAAATTTGAGGCTGGGATTTTGGGGCGATTAACTAATCTCCGAAGATTGCCCTTCTTTAATGTGGGTGAGGAGAGAGGTCCTGCAATTAAGGAGTTGGGTGGGTTGAACCAATTGAGAGGCCACTTGATTATTATTGGGCTAGAACATGTAAGGGATGGAGAAGAAGCAAAGAATGCTCGCTTAGTGCAGAAGAATCACTTACGTGAGCTAACATTTGCATGGACAGACAATGAGGTACCTAATGAAAACCAGACGGAGGTACTAGATGGCTTGGAACCTCATGGTAACTTGCAAAGCTTGAACATTCACCATTTCATGGGTGCTAGATTTCCGTCATGGATATCAGCTGAAGGAGGAGAGGTCGTGAAGGTATTTCCTTGCCTCGAACAGTTGATGATAGATGGTTGTCCCAGCCTAGAGTCGATTCGGATCACACAGGGCATCGCATCTCTCCGTCAATTGAACATCTGGGCCTGTAGGGGATTATCGAGCCTAGAGGATGGGCTCGATTACTGCACCTCTCTTCTTGAGGAGTTGAATATAAGTTGTTGCCCTAATCTGGTTTCAATTCCAACCGCACAGGGCATGCCGTCTCTCCGGAAATTGAATCTCTTCAAGTGTAATGGATTGTCGAGCCTAGGAAGTGGGCTCAGCTACTGCACCTCTCTTCAGGAGTTGGAGATAAAGAATTGTGACAATCTAACATCAATTCCAATCACACAGGGCATGCCGTCTCTCCGGAAATTGACAATTGAATGGTGTGGGGAAATATCAAGCCTAGGAAGTGGGCTCAACTACTGCACCTCTCTTCAggaattggagataagggattGTAATAATCTAACATCAATTCCAATCACACAGGGCATCCCATCTCTCCATCAATTGAACATCTGGGCCTGTAGGGGATTATCGAGCCTAGGAGGTGGGCTCAACTACTGCACCTCTCTTCAGGAATTGGAGATAAAGGATTGTTACAAACTAAGATCAATTCCAATCACACAGGGCATGCCATCTCTCCGGAAATTGAAGATTTCTCATTGTAAGAGATTATCAAGCCTAGGAGGTGGGCTCAACTACTGCACCTCTCTTCAggaattggagataagggattGTGATGAATTGACATCAATTCCAATCACACAGGGCATCACATCTCTCCGAGAATTGAAGATTGATAGTTGTTGGAGTTTATTAAGCCTACCGAGTGGGCTCCAATTCTGCACCTCTCTTGAGGATCTGGTTATAACTGATTGCTCTCATCTAGTATCCTTGTCAGTATCATATGTGAAGTGCGACCACTCGGAGGAAATTTCTCAAGGTGTTGATGCGTATTTGTCTGTACCGGAGGAGGATTGCCGTACTGTAGAATCTATTCTTGCTCGGTTGTTGGAATTAAAATATGTGCCCACAGTAGGATTTCACCACCTCACTCGTTTGAAGACGCTCCGAATTGGTGCGTTCTGGGAGGAGCTGGACGCCTTCCCTGATTTTCATCTTCCTCCTAATTCACAACTTGTTGAGTTATGGTTGTTTGGGTGGCCTACGCTCGAGTCTCTGCCCCAACAAATTCAGCACTTGACTTGTTTAAAACAACTCTGGATAAGTGATTTTAAGGGACTAGAGGCTCTTCCTGAGTGGTTGGGAAATCTTACATCTCTTGAGTCTCTGAGAATCTGCTTCTGTGAGAATCTCAAGTATCTGCCTACACAAAATGCTATGAAAAGCCTTACCAAATTAAAGAAGCTCCGCAGTGACGGATGTCCCCTGCTCAAAGAAAGATGCACCAAGGAGACTGGCCCAGAATGGCCCAAGATTTCTCACATCCCACATCTTCAGTGTAATTTTTTTACCACATTCTCTTTATTTCCTTTTTTCTACAAATCTCTTTCTCATTTTTCATCTTTCTTAACTCAGTTGGCAATTGGTGATTCGCAATGCCTGCCTTACTGA